Within Babylonia areolata isolate BAREFJ2019XMU chromosome 3, ASM4173473v1, whole genome shotgun sequence, the genomic segment CTGTTTGCTTgatgtaatttgtatttgtatttctctttttatcacaacagatttctctgtgtgaaattcgggctgctctccccagggagagcgcgtcgctacactacagtgccaccctttttttttttttgtattttttcctgcatgcagttttatttgtttttcctattgaagtggatttttccacagaagtttgccaggaacaaccctttagttgtcgtgggttcttttacgtgtgctaaatgcaagctgcacatgggacctcggtttattttctcatccgaatgactagcgtcctgaccaccactcaaggtctagtggagggggagaaaatattggcggctgagccatgatttgaaaccagcatgctcagattctctcgcttcctagttggacgcattacctctaggccatcactccactctttgaTGAAGTAATTATATGATTGCAAAATCGTTCTGTcttgtgaaagagtgtgtgtgtttatgtttgtgtgtatgtgtgtgcatatgtgtgtgtgtgtttgtgtatacttgTGAACAGGGTCACCTTTGGGACACTACATAACAATATATGGGAGCTGAGAGGACTCAGCCTTACCACCAAGTTTAAGGTCAACCAAGCAGCAGTACTCACCTCCCTTCTCTATGCCAgcaagacctggactgtctacagcaggcaTGCTAAACAGCTCAACCACTTCCACTTGAGCAGACTTCTTCACATGCAATAGCAGGACACAAGTCCCAGACACAGGTCTTTGAACAGGCTAGCACCCACAGTATCTGCACTCTCCTACAGAAATCTCAAGCCAGATGGGCTGGCCTTGTTTTCAGAATGTCTGACAGTCAACTGCCAAAACAACTGCTGTATAGAGAGGCAGGGCAACCACACAGTTGGGGGGTGGAAGACTGCCTCAGTGTCCATCGGTCCCAGTAGCAGGGAATCACTCTTTCTGGACCAACCATCCTGGCGAAGCAAGGTCACAAAAGAAGCGCATGCAGCAGAAGGCAGACGCACCGCAGAGGCTCAGAGGAAACATGCCGCACACAAGGCATGAGCCACCTCCACTTCTACTGCAGCACCAATCCACGTGTCCCACAAGTGGGTGAGCTTTCAGGAcctggattggcctcaccagtcacatCCAGACCCACAGTCACAGATCCTCCATATGATGCTGAAGTCATCTTCATCTTCGAATCCAAAGGACAAACAACACAGGCCAGTTGCATTGATGGCACATATTTATAAACCATGTACCATTCCTGAAGACTGAATCTGGCAACCTAATAGTGGGATTGAAAACTGTCACAtgcaataaaaacaaagcaaaaaaaaactgcagtccTCCCACCCTCCGTCCTGCACATCTCTCTTCTGCCAGTGGTGCAGCAGATTCTTCAACTGGAAGAAGTTAGAGTGTAGTGAGAGTGAGAGCCTGTCATTACCGACCCAaagaaaatttttatttcaattttccCCCTATCCTGCCAGTATAGCTGCCTCTGTCTTCCCACACTCctcttttttgttatgttttgcgtgtgtgtgtgtgtgtttgatatattAAATCATCAGCAAAACATTTCACTTGAGCTCCCAGTGGCTGTATGTGGCTGCCTTATGAAATCTCATCCTCCAGACCCTTCTCTTCGCCAGAAAGCCCTTTTCCATGAATTAAGTTTTCCTGGTACAGAATTATGTGATGACTGACTTAAAAATATCTTATATGAGAgtattttaataaaaaaaaaaaaaaaaaaatcttctatgAGAGTATTTTAATTCCATCAATGCacctcttctttgtttgtttcatctTTGATAAACATACTAAAGATTGATCTAAAGATTCCTCTACGCATGGCCACCTTTGATTCATGTTCATAATATATGTCATTTCGCGTGGTGTTGTGCTTAATTCTTGATTAGAAAAGTCAATTACTAGCACCTTGTCATTTTTCACATAACTTTATTGCAAAAACTGCAtgaattttttgtttaacaagTCTCAGAATTTAGTATGATAAAATAGTACTTGGCTACATTTTGCGAAATGTTCTTCAAGGAGACCATTTCTAAAACGCAGTTACTGTTCTAACTTTCTAAGTGTGATCAGACTGTCATTGTGATACTGTATTATAGTTACCATTAAGCCCGTTAAATATCTTAAGAAGTTTTGCAACAAGGACATAAAGGTTTAAGCCTGTAGTTTTAGAAACTTGATCAGAGCGATGTAAAAGTAGCATCCCTTGACCAGATCCACAGGGGCAAACACAGACTTGTTTATGCTAGTCCATAAGGCACAAAAGCATCCTAAATTCAAAAGGGTGTGCTGTCAGAGGGGTCCAGTGGGTTGAGAAGATACATTGTCACATACACaaacgtgtgcgcacgcacacacatacacacacgcacacacacacacacacaaacaggaaaaaacTAAACACAACTGACCTGTCTTTTGGCAGATTCATGGTATGGGGTTTGGAAGGAGTACTGTGactgtgtacatgagtgtggACGTTGGTGCAGACAATGGTAGTGTGTGCGCAAAGTTTCCATGGAAAAGACTTCCGGTGGGACCTCCTTGTTTCCCCACCCCcgtctgtgttttgtttccccgAACAGATCTGTTTCTGTTCCAGCTTTTTTTCTaactttcatcttcttttttatcTGTTATTTTACTTATGCTAGAATCTAATCTtctattttcttttaaaatagaATCCCATTGATGCCGTCGTGTGAAATGTTCAGTTTTAAAGTGCCTACAATTTTTCTCTTGCCTGTTGCTGAGGTCTTCCATACAGATTGTCATAGAAAAATTGCAGGGTGTAGGACTGAACTGTAAAACAGGAATGTTTTCTTTATGACCTAAAAGTTAATTGTTtactgctaattttttttttttcctccactgtcATGTCATTCTGTCAATTTGGTCAACCAATGGTGAACAGCATTTCTTTGTAGATCCAGCTAAAAGCCACTGTACACAACACTTCCCCTCTATCAATGCTCCACGGCCTCTGCGTGACGCTTGGGTGATGACACAACTCAGGCTGTACACTCATTTTTTCCTCCCTTGCATCACCCTAAATATCCAAGTGTGAGGTCTAAAAACGGTTTATTTACTACTAGTCATTTTAAGTTTCTCTTTCTAACAATATATTTTTCAAGCAAGATGAGATTAGGTTCACAGGTTGTCTCTGCAAAAAATTTTCCCACTTTGTGCATGGTTGAGTTAATTTGTTAATTTACCAATAATTTGCATGTTCAGTTGTATGGTAAATTCCACAAAATACATTTGCACACTTCCTGTGTCCatgattgtgctgtgtgtgtgtgtgtgtgtgtgtgtgtgtgtgtgtaacatgaaaAACTCAGATATTAATAATCTGTCAGATTTTTAATACAGCATTGCTTGTACACATATTCTGTGTTTGTAACAAAATAAgaccacttctttctttacatttCTATTTGTAAGCAAATTGATTTCCATAcaacatgaacacacaacagcATGCAACGATAATTGGGCTAAATACATACCTATACAGTAAACAGTTAttaaacagcaaaacaacaaaaatctaaagaaaaaaagataaataaaaaagaacaaaacaaaaaaaaaaaaaaaaagagagaagaaaattgtaCAATTATCTTAAACTTATAGTCTGATATTATGTTCATAATAAAATACACAAGTTAAATTATCATGTGAATCCTATTTTGTTTCCTCTTCAATGTACTTAGACCAGTTTGACATGACATTGAGTCTACCAAATGATTAAtgatttcaattcttttcattaatttattcataaTCCCGATGTAAGAAACACAAAAATTAAATCAAACTCTTCTTTCTGTAATTAACTATTTTGTGCaagaaaccaaacacacaatCAAATAATTTGCTCCGGTATACAAAACATGATCTTTTACAAATGAAATCAGTCTCTGAAAATGAGGTCACATATTTCTAAAGCCTGAAAAAAATTTATATACAGTTTGTTTACATTCAAAAGTACAAATTAATTAATTCCTTTCCATAAAGTTCCAAACAAAACATGACCATGCTAATTTTTTTATCTACAGACACAGTAAAACAGATTGTTTCATTTCAGTAATACTCAAATTCCAGTCAGTGGAAGTAACATTAGTAGTGAACTTTGATGCTACAATCTGATATATCTAAATCTTTGTTTGGTCAATCAGTGAAGGTGCACACTGTTCAATTTCACTGTGTACCCCCAAAATTCTCTTTGATCACTTAAAACAATCCTACTCATCAAACATTGTTTGACCACCAAAAAAGTGACTAACACAGCACAACTGTGGTCTGGTACAGTTCAAAACATCAGGAACAATACACAAATGATGGATGATGCCCAAATGACCGTATCTTCCCCCAAACAAAGAGCGTGGATGGACAGCACACATGTCAAACACTGTTCCCAAAGTGCTGGTTATATGAGTTAGTTCCCCATGGTTTGTTGTTCCTTCTCTAGCCAGGCCTTGTCCATGAACTTGGTGATGGGGGAATTCTGTCGGAAGAAGTTCAGCCGCGTGTCCCCTCTGTCAGACTGAATCTGCATCACAGGAAACCGGTTTTAGttaaattctttttttcatttttttttcatcctacTTCTCAAAATATTCACTTGTTGAAATTCATATCAACAGCTTTACTTTGGTTCATGGGGATTTCCATGTATAGaataagtggagtggtggccaagtaaataacacaatgcagtacaatacaatatgatacagtacaatacaagtgTGGATAACTTATAAGACGTACACCATCATCAGAGCTGTGGAGATCCTTAACCTTTCACGCAAGCGATACATAAAGCACACATGCTTTGGCATATTCAACTTGTTTCCTATAATGCTAATGTTCCAATGACTGCTTGATAACACTCCGTTATCATGTACCTATTCAGTATTGTTTTCTGATGTGCAAGTGTATATGCCATGCAGGTAGTTCATTTGTTAGCATGCAGCCAACAATTTTAAGAGAGAATAATGTCATTAGCAGACAAATATCAAACTCAGGAAGAAAAGAGTTAAAACGCTCATACACAAAAAAGATGGCAAGCCATTTCAATGTGGTCCAGCTCACCActtaacagaaaaaaacccatctgCTACCCCTGGTTTTAAGTGGGATcaaacagatatacacacatatatgcttacacacaaacttacacatacatggacataaACATGGACACGTctgcatgctcacatacacaaacacacactgttattgatttttaaaaatcgtgccagaaatgaataaaacaagaaTTATAATCAAAGCAGAACTGATGGCaactttgtattgtactgtattgtactgtatcatatacATGTATTACactttctcacaacagatttgtctgtgtgaaatcccAGCTGCTACAGTGCAGTGACACCCCTTtagtttcttcttattcttttttctgcctgcaagagtgtttgttttcctgtcaattttttctacagaatttagccagggaaaaaccttttattgccatgggttctttcacgagTGACAAAtatgagggtcattcaataaataaggtgaatttttcggtataaggacttctaatacagatagaagcttacttttttctttttttttcaacgtagtctcccagcactgtcacacacttttcccatctgtgcacaagcttccatattccctcagcgtaaaaatctttggactgatgtctcagccagtcgctcacaacacttttgacttcatcgtcactttcaaacttcgtgcctctcgtgaacgctttcaagggaccaaacaggtgaaagtctgaaggggcaaggtctgggctgtaagggggatgagggagcagttcccagcccagctcgttgatggtctgcaccgttcgggctgctgtgtgaggccttgcatctttggcacccaccggcagctgaccttcgagtagccaaggtcatcatggacaattttgtgtgctgtcccaacagataagctcaaagtccttgcaatgtcatccactgtcacccttctgtcagactgaatgaggtcattgactgattcgatcacctcaggagacctcacttctgtaggccttccaggcctgtcttcatcctcaacactgctccgtccttctttaaacaatttagcccacttgtagacattttttcggctgaaacatgtggcaccatacacagttgacattctcctatgaatttcaactggtttgcacccttcagcaaccaaaaacttgataactgaccgctgttcaatcctggagcatgcttcttggtcggccatctttgttaatcgccaaaactctcaaagttttttttaatctgcaaaacaaattaaatccatgtgaaaaagaagtaaccccccccccccccccccccaaaaaaaaagtaagcttctatctgtattagaagtccttataccgaaaaattcaccttatttattgaatgaccctcgtatatactacaaacaggaccttggtttatcatctcaaccaaacggctagcatccagacaaccacAAAAAGGCCTAGTGGAAGGGGAGCAAATACTGGCGAGAGAGATTTGAACCTATGAACTCAAtatctcttgcttcctaggcagatctatttcttgcttcctaggcagatctGTTATcataaggccatcactccaattatGTTGCTGTGTACCAATGTGAATGAGGAACAACAATCCATCTCACCAGGGGCTTTGTGATCCAGCCCACTTCCTGGGCTTCTGTCTGCGGCCGGTCGTACTTCCTGACCGGCTCCTGGTTGGCTCTCTTGATCACCTGTAAGAaatgatctgcacacacacacacacacacacacaccacagttggGTGTCTGTTATTTGTAGCTCGCTGTCTTCCGTTGTCAACAAAAATTAGCATGTCATTCTTTTAACATACatctgtcactttgtgtgtgaatggtttAGGGGTGGGAGAGCGGGACTGGAgtagtggtggtttggggggaaaATTCAGGTGCAAAGTGtcggaggatgtgtgtgtgtgtgtgtgtgtgtgtgtgtgtgtgtgtgtgtgagtgagtgagtgtgtgtgtttgtgtttgtagttTCTGTGGCTGCAGCTGCAGCTGcagctctgtgtgtgcctgtctggtgtgtgtgtgtgtgtgtgtgtgtgttcgtgtaaggctatacacctgtgtgtgcacatatacatacaaatgtaTGTCTTGTGTCCATTGGTCACCACTTCTAAGTGACCCTACCTCTtatctttctgtgtttgtatgagcctctctgtatgtgtgtgtgtgtgtgaatgcataaaagtttatgaatatatatgtgtatacataggaGCAGATGAATGCATAAACGAATGTGTTTGGATATATGCaagcatctctttctctctttatctctcttatcctttctttccactgtgtgtgtgtgtatgtgtgtttgtgtgtgaatgcatgcatactgCTGGTCATTTGTGAGTTTATATTTGTGTGAGTTTGGTTGTTCCTGGTTTTGGTGCGGTGTGTGCACaacatttgatgttgttgttcataGATACTTACTGTCCTCTTCTCCATCTTCTACTGCCTGGTTTGGCTTTCCAGCTATGACATAAACTGGAAACAGACATTCAGTTTATTGATGACTGAAATACATATATCCACATGTAAAACAGCATACATTTGACTTAAATTCAAACATGATACAATAAGGGGAAAACTGTCACCAAAACAAATTAATTCAAATTTTCAATGTATTCTGGAAAAAGTCAGATTCACAAAAAGGAAGACATAATGATAATATTTCTTTCTATATCAACCTTTTTGTTTTGTGATCAAGAAGAATGtgcatctaaaaaaaataaataaataaaaatatataaaaaagtgtAAGTATTCCTCATTCTTGAGAACTTTGAACTCATAATGTGCAACAAAGAAGGGTCCTTTGGTATTAAGTGTCAGCAACAAATTCCCTGGTCATACTACAGCACTTCATTATTTCCAGCAGGTACATTCACAGTGAGAGAAAAATGCCCTTCAGTATAATTTTAccaaaataattaaaataattatCCCCCTCTGCATCAAACATGTCAACAGGCTTTTAATAACAATGCCCATCATTCTACACAATGGAGTGGTCCATTACAACAATAAATCAATGCAACTCTCATTCTCAACCATAACTGGGCAAAGGTATCAATtaagtgtggagtggtggcctagtgaaaATGCATCCACCAATGTAGGAAGTGAGATAATTTGAATacacaggatcaaatcccacactctcCAATATTTCATACCCCTCCACtatgtagaccttgagtggtggtctggatgttagttatttggatgagatgataaacttaaGTACATTGTGTAGCATGCGCTTAACACAagtaaacaaaaccacaaaacaaaagagttgtccctgcaAAATgctatagaaaaatccagttgacaggaaaacaaatacacttgcaggcagaagaaagttTAATAGAACTAAAAGGCATATTGATTTAAATAATATTTGAACAGGTAGGGCTTGATGCTGGTAtaggcacatacacatataaatttTCTATAAATACATGAAGAGTTCTGCTTGGACCATTTTCTTTTAATAATgaattttcaaaatatttttaatTCTATATTTTACTGATTTATTCTAATTTCTCACTTCTAGTTCCACACTAATAACTGTAAATTGAAATGAGAATCTCAATAAGGCTGAAGACTGCCTCTGTCTCACTATAAAGTTATTCCATTTGCTTGTTACAAAACATCATTTTAAAGTTAATACTAATACAGTAATAGTgtacgtacttttttttttctttttttttttatttaatttaaaggccttgcctttcaTGGTTAATAAAATATACAGACTTTGAACAACACACAAACCTCGAGAAGCTTATGTGTATTGATGAAAAATCAACGTGAAAGTAaatacatttctttttatttagaaTGTTTGTTAAATTTACTGAAACCTCGAGATACATGATAGACACTGCCTATGACTGTGTTAATCAACATATTTCAGAATACCATGAATACTTACATTCCTTGAATGGGTTGATACTATAGTTAGTGTACAGCTTCTGGTGGCGGTTTTCTTTTGTCACCGTTTCGCAAAGAATGGCGTTCTGGTGAACCATGTTCTTCGGTTCTTTTTCCTTCCCTGCCGCCATCTTGGCTTTGGTGTTGCTAGGCTAGAAGTACACTCCGGTATTAGGTGCGTGTCACAGGATGTTGCGTCGTGTGACCTGTCCCCGCCAGCGAAAAGTCGTCATTCTTGCCAACGTCTTATgaaccactgttctaaaaatagacagTGCCTGTACACCATCTAACGACCACGAcctcgaccaccaccatcactaatcCCTTTGGCACAAACTGTGCACAAACACCAAAAGTGCACCGCACAAAAATTTACAGTAATTTCAGTCCACAATCACTGATGGATGTGAAGATTAaagtgatataataataatatgtgtatctatatataccaagacaaattgcagatatgaacagtcacacacacacacacacacacacacacacggcacatgcCCTACACATGTGCACATAGTACACCGCATAGCGCACACTCTGACACACGCTTGTGAATGCACACGTGGCACATTGTAAACACCcatcaacaagcacacacactataTGATGATTTCAGAAGAGGGTAAAGGAAGACTGGACTGCAGACAAACAGCGGCTATACTTCATCACAGCCtaagttctcatattgatatgcacatgtatgtgtcacagtcctaaattctactgtatctgtgtttgtgtatgactgaTTTTCGATTCACGATGTTTGTgccttttatgtactatccccccaaaaaataatattccttgtgaccctggtacacttcagttgtaataaaggcatattctattctattctattccgctattctattctatcatcattatcatcaactgaCATCAACGCAACCTTCTTGTTCGCCTGTTCACTGTGTCAGTCCAACCCGTCTGATGAATGACATCGTCCTCTCGAAGTCCTGTTTgcagccatggagcttggtgtgtagTTGGATTGTTGTCGGCACCTGCATGTGCTTCTAAA encodes:
- the LOC143280037 gene encoding cilia- and flagella-associated protein 144-like; amino-acid sequence: MAAGKEKEPKNMVHQNAILCETVTKENRHQKLYTNYSINPFKEFYVIAGKPNQAVEDGEEDNHFLQVIKRANQEPVRKYDRPQTEAQEVGWITKPLIQSDRGDTRLNFFRQNSPITKFMDKAWLEKEQQTMGN